From one Streptomyces sp. ICC1 genomic stretch:
- a CDS encoding hemolysin family protein, translated as MTEVLLLVVALLLCLACGVFVAAEFSLTTIERSELERAVERGERGADSALAAVRSLTFQLSGAQLGITVTGLVIGMISKPSIAALLKGPFEAMGLSAGAASSTALILGTVLSTVVLMVVGELVPKNWAISSPLAVAKRVATTQRVFSRAFKPLISHLNTTANHMVRRFGMEPAEELASARTAQELVALARHSARAGSLEKDTAELFVRTLNLADLTAENVMTPRVQVTALDVQTTAEDVANATLATGLSRFPVYRGSLDTVVGTVHIKDVLALPAEERHRHPVSQLLREPLLVPESLTVDRLLDRLSGKQTMAVVIDEYGGTAGVATLEDIVEEVVGEVRDEHDPHETPDLAPAGEDDAGRALYSADGSARTDQLQRIGLRVPDGPYETLAGLMATELGRIPVVGDSLELDGWRLDVVDASGRRAARVLLHVPAGPAGGPGTEETR; from the coding sequence ATGACCGAAGTGCTCCTGCTCGTCGTGGCCCTGCTGCTCTGCCTTGCCTGCGGAGTCTTCGTCGCGGCCGAGTTCTCGCTGACCACCATCGAGCGCAGCGAGCTCGAGCGGGCCGTGGAGCGCGGTGAGCGCGGGGCCGACAGCGCCCTGGCCGCCGTCCGCAGCCTGACCTTCCAGCTCTCCGGCGCCCAGCTGGGCATCACCGTGACCGGCCTGGTCATCGGCATGATCTCCAAGCCCTCGATCGCCGCCCTGCTCAAGGGCCCCTTCGAGGCGATGGGGCTGTCCGCCGGCGCCGCGTCCTCCACCGCCCTGATCCTCGGCACCGTCCTGTCGACCGTCGTCCTGATGGTCGTGGGCGAGCTGGTGCCCAAGAACTGGGCGATCTCCTCGCCGCTGGCCGTGGCCAAGCGCGTCGCCACCACGCAGCGCGTCTTCAGCCGCGCCTTCAAGCCCCTGATCAGCCATCTGAACACCACGGCGAACCACATGGTCCGCCGGTTCGGCATGGAGCCGGCGGAGGAGCTCGCCTCGGCGCGCACCGCGCAGGAGCTGGTGGCCCTGGCCCGCCACTCCGCGCGGGCGGGCTCCCTGGAGAAGGACACCGCCGAGCTGTTCGTGCGGACCTTGAACCTCGCCGACCTGACCGCGGAGAACGTCATGACCCCGCGCGTCCAGGTCACCGCCCTCGACGTGCAGACCACCGCCGAGGACGTGGCGAACGCGACGCTCGCCACCGGCCTCTCCCGCTTCCCCGTCTACCGGGGCAGCCTCGACACCGTCGTCGGCACCGTCCACATCAAGGACGTACTGGCGCTGCCCGCCGAGGAGCGCCACCGCCACCCGGTCTCGCAGCTGCTGCGCGAACCGCTCCTCGTACCGGAGTCGCTGACCGTGGACCGGCTGCTGGACCGGCTGTCCGGCAAGCAGACGATGGCCGTCGTCATCGACGAGTACGGCGGCACGGCCGGCGTGGCCACCCTCGAGGACATCGTCGAGGAGGTCGTCGGCGAGGTCCGCGACGAGCACGACCCGCACGAGACCCCCGACCTGGCCCCCGCCGGGGAGGACGACGCCGGGCGCGCGCTCTACTCCGCGGACGGCTCGGCCCGCACCGACCAGCTCCAGCGGATCGGGCTGCGCGTGCCGGACGGCCCGTACGAAACCCTGGCCGGACTGATGGCGACCGAACTGGGGCGGATCCCGGTGGTCGGCGACAGCCTGGAGCTGGACGGCTGGCGCCTGGACGTGGTGGACGCGAGCGGGCGGCGGGCCGCGCGGGTGCTGCTGCACGTGCCCGCCGGGCCCGCCGGCGGCCCCGGTACGGAGGAGACCCGATGA
- a CDS encoding hemolysin family protein has product MIAVQLLIGLATLVVNAFFVGAEFALISVRRSQIEPYAEQGDRRARAVLWGLEHVSALMAAAQLGITLCTLVLGVVAEPAIAHLLTPAFDFFGVPAGLTHAISFVVALALATYLHMLFGEMLPKNVALAEPVRTALLLGPPLVALTRGLRPVIFAINAFANALLRLLRVEVKDEVAASFSDDELARIVKDSSDAGLIDGRARERLHDALELGRRPVTDVVLAADRVVPAREGITPAGLEQLSAESGYSRFPMIDAQHQILGYLHVKDALGVAERDDPFPVSALRPIAQVRAETPLDDVLTAMRRSRTHLAAVLGPDGAMTGLVTMEDVLRELFGRPAAA; this is encoded by the coding sequence ATGATCGCCGTCCAGTTGCTGATCGGCCTGGCGACCCTGGTCGTCAACGCCTTCTTCGTCGGCGCGGAGTTCGCGCTGATCTCGGTCCGGCGCAGCCAGATCGAGCCCTACGCCGAGCAGGGCGACCGCAGGGCGCGCGCCGTCCTGTGGGGTCTGGAGCACGTGTCGGCCCTGATGGCGGCGGCCCAGCTGGGCATCACCCTGTGCACCCTGGTGCTGGGCGTGGTGGCCGAGCCGGCCATCGCGCACCTGCTGACCCCCGCGTTCGACTTCTTCGGGGTGCCGGCCGGGCTGACGCACGCGATCTCCTTCGTGGTGGCGCTGGCCCTGGCCACGTACCTGCACATGCTCTTCGGCGAGATGCTGCCGAAGAACGTGGCGCTGGCCGAACCGGTGCGGACCGCCCTGCTGCTGGGCCCGCCGCTGGTGGCCCTGACCCGGGGGCTGCGGCCGGTGATCTTCGCGATCAACGCCTTCGCCAACGCCCTGCTGCGCCTGCTGCGGGTCGAGGTCAAGGACGAGGTCGCGGCGAGCTTCTCGGACGACGAGCTGGCCCGCATCGTCAAGGACTCCAGTGACGCGGGGCTCATCGACGGCCGGGCGAGGGAGCGGCTGCACGACGCCCTGGAGCTGGGGCGGCGGCCGGTGACCGATGTGGTGCTGGCGGCGGACCGGGTCGTCCCGGCCCGGGAGGGCATCACGCCGGCCGGGCTGGAGCAGCTGTCCGCGGAATCGGGGTACTCCCGTTTCCCGATGATCGACGCACAGCACCAGATCCTGGGATACCTGCACGTCAAGGACGCCCTGGGCGTAGCGGAGCGGGACGATCCCTTCCCGGTCTCCGCGCTGCGGCCGATCGCCCAGGTGCGGGCGGAGACCCCGCTGGACGACGTGCTGACCGCGATGCGGCGCAGCCGTACGCACCTGGCGGCGGTACTCGGGCCCGACGGTGCGATGACGGGCCTGGTCACGATGGAGGACGTGCTGCGGGAGCTGTTCGGCAGGCCCGCCGCCGCGTAG
- a CDS encoding SGNH/GDSL hydrolase family protein, with amino-acid sequence MEMNASYTSFVAVGDSFTEGMSDLLPDGSYRGWADLLADRLAAREPGFRYANLAVRGKLIGQIAEEQAPVAAAMGADVVALVGGLNDTLRPKVDMGRVRAHLEEAVGLLAPSCGTLVLMRSPGRDGPVMERFRPRMEELFVIVEELAARHGAVVVDLYGARVLGDPRMWDVDRLHLTAEGHRRVAEAVWQALGLPPEEDWRAELSAAVPPGWAARRAQDLSFARRHLLPWVGRRLTGRSSGDGRPAKRPDLAPHGAPAGERLP; translated from the coding sequence ATGGAGATGAATGCGTCTTACACCAGTTTCGTCGCGGTCGGCGACTCCTTCACCGAGGGCATGTCGGACCTGCTCCCCGACGGCTCCTACCGGGGCTGGGCCGATCTGCTCGCCGACCGCCTGGCCGCGCGCGAGCCCGGCTTCCGCTACGCGAACCTCGCGGTCCGCGGCAAGCTCATCGGGCAGATCGCCGAGGAGCAGGCGCCGGTGGCCGCGGCCATGGGCGCGGACGTGGTGGCCTTGGTCGGCGGGCTGAACGACACCCTGCGGCCCAAGGTCGACATGGGCCGGGTCCGCGCGCACCTCGAGGAGGCCGTCGGTCTGCTGGCGCCCTCGTGCGGGACGCTGGTGCTGATGCGCTCCCCGGGGCGCGACGGGCCGGTGATGGAACGTTTCCGTCCGCGCATGGAGGAGCTCTTCGTCATCGTCGAGGAGCTCGCCGCGCGGCACGGAGCCGTCGTGGTCGACCTGTACGGGGCCCGCGTGCTCGGCGATCCCCGGATGTGGGACGTGGACCGGCTGCACCTGACGGCCGAGGGCCACCGCAGGGTCGCGGAGGCGGTCTGGCAGGCCCTGGGCCTGCCTCCCGAGGAGGACTGGCGCGCGGAGCTCTCCGCGGCCGTCCCGCCGGGCTGGGCCGCGCGCCGGGCACAGGACCTCAGCTTCGCGCGCCGCCACCTGCTCCCTTGGGTCGGCCGCCGCCTGACGGGCCGCTCGAGCGGGGACGGCCGCCCGGCCAAGCGCCCGGACCTGGCGCCCCACGGGGCTCCGGCCGGCGAGCGGCTGCCGTAG
- the purB gene encoding adenylosuccinate lyase, with product MTAKPRIPNVLAGRYASAELAVLWSPEYKVTLERRLWLAVLRAQKDLGIEVPDEALADYERVLETVDLASISEREKVTRHDVKARIEEFNALAGHEHVHKGMTSRDLTENVEQLQIRLSLELARDRTVAVLARLGKLAGEHAELVMAGRSHNVAAQATTLGKRFATAADELLVAYGRLEDLLGRYPLRGIKGPVGTAQDMLDLLGGDASKLADLEQRIASHLGFGQAFTSVGQVYPRSLDYDVVTALVQLAAAPSSIAKTIRLMAGHELVTEGFKPGQVGSSAMPHKMNTRSCERVNGLMVILRGYASMTGELAGDQWNEGDVSCSVVRRVALPDAFFALDGLMETFLTVLDEFGAFPAVVARELDRYLPFLATTKVLMGAVRAGVGREAAHEVIKEHAVASALAMREQGAERNELLDKLAADERMPLDRAQLDALMADKLSFTGAAGDQVAVVVARIEQITKEHPEAAAYTPGSIL from the coding sequence GTGACTGCCAAGCCCCGCATCCCCAATGTCCTGGCCGGCCGCTACGCCTCCGCGGAGCTCGCCGTCCTGTGGTCCCCCGAGTACAAGGTGACGCTGGAGCGGCGGCTGTGGCTCGCCGTGCTCCGCGCCCAGAAGGACCTCGGTATCGAGGTCCCGGACGAGGCCCTCGCCGACTACGAGCGTGTCCTGGAGACCGTCGACCTCGCCTCCATCTCGGAGCGCGAGAAGGTCACCCGGCACGACGTGAAGGCCCGTATCGAGGAGTTCAACGCCCTCGCCGGCCACGAGCACGTCCACAAGGGCATGACCTCGCGCGACCTCACCGAGAACGTCGAGCAGCTCCAGATCCGGCTCTCGCTGGAGCTGGCCCGCGACCGTACGGTCGCCGTCCTCGCCCGCCTGGGCAAGCTGGCCGGCGAGCACGCCGAGCTGGTCATGGCCGGCCGCTCCCACAACGTCGCCGCGCAGGCGACGACCCTGGGCAAGCGCTTCGCCACGGCGGCCGATGAGCTGCTGGTCGCCTACGGGCGCCTGGAGGACCTGCTGGGCCGCTACCCGCTGCGCGGCATCAAGGGCCCCGTCGGCACCGCGCAGGACATGCTCGACCTGCTGGGCGGAGACGCCTCCAAGCTGGCCGACCTCGAACAGCGGATCGCCTCCCACCTCGGCTTCGGCCAGGCCTTCACCTCCGTCGGCCAGGTCTACCCGCGCTCGCTCGACTACGACGTGGTCACCGCCCTGGTGCAGCTGGCGGCCGCCCCGTCCTCGATCGCGAAGACCATCCGCCTGATGGCCGGCCACGAACTGGTCACCGAGGGCTTCAAGCCCGGCCAGGTCGGCTCCTCCGCGATGCCGCACAAGATGAACACCCGCTCCTGCGAGCGCGTGAACGGCCTGATGGTCATCCTGCGCGGCTACGCGTCGATGACCGGCGAGCTGGCCGGCGACCAGTGGAACGAGGGCGACGTCTCCTGCTCCGTGGTCCGCCGGGTCGCGCTGCCCGACGCCTTCTTCGCGCTCGACGGCCTGATGGAGACCTTCCTGACCGTCCTCGACGAGTTCGGCGCCTTCCCGGCCGTCGTGGCCCGCGAGCTGGACCGCTACCTCCCCTTCCTCGCCACCACCAAGGTCCTCATGGGCGCGGTGCGCGCCGGGGTGGGCCGCGAGGCCGCCCACGAGGTCATCAAGGAGCACGCGGTGGCCTCCGCCCTCGCCATGCGCGAGCAGGGTGCCGAGCGCAACGAGCTGCTCGACAAGCTGGCCGCCGACGAGCGGATGCCGCTGGACCGGGCCCAGCTCGACGCCCTGATGGCCGACAAGCTGTCCTTCACCGGCGCTGCCGGCGACCAGGTCGCCGTGGTGGTCGCGCGCATCGAGCAGATCACCAAGGAGCACCCGGAGGCCGCGGCCTACACCCCCGGGTCGATCCTCTGA
- the mug gene encoding G/U mismatch-specific DNA glycosylase, translating to MTPEELNAARDRVLPDVVAGGLRVLFCGINPGLLSAATGHHFARPGNRFWPVLHLSGFTPRRLAPAEQEELLSYRLGITNVVARATARADELSAEEIREGGRILTAKVELLRPQWLAVVGVTAYRTAFGERKARIGPQDRTIGATRVWALPNPSGLNAHWTAESMSHEYARLRAAAESPDLPQLGKGGWWMGCG from the coding sequence CTGACCCCCGAAGAGCTGAACGCCGCCCGTGACCGCGTCCTCCCGGACGTGGTCGCGGGCGGTCTGCGCGTCCTCTTCTGCGGGATCAACCCGGGCCTCCTCTCCGCCGCCACGGGCCACCACTTCGCCCGTCCCGGCAACCGCTTCTGGCCGGTCCTGCACCTGTCCGGCTTCACCCCGCGCCGCCTGGCCCCGGCGGAGCAGGAGGAGCTGCTGAGCTACCGCCTCGGCATCACCAACGTCGTGGCCCGGGCCACCGCCCGCGCCGACGAGCTGAGCGCCGAGGAGATCCGCGAGGGCGGCCGCATCTTGACCGCCAAGGTCGAACTCCTGCGCCCCCAGTGGCTGGCCGTGGTCGGAGTGACCGCCTATCGCACGGCGTTCGGAGAGCGGAAGGCCCGGATCGGCCCCCAGGACCGCACCATCGGAGCCACTCGTGTCTGGGCCCTGCCCAACCCCAGCGGCCTCAACGCCCACTGGACCGCCGAGTCCATGTCCCACGAGTACGCCCGCCTCCGAGCGGCCGCCGAGTCCCCCGATCTCCCCCAGCTCGGAAAGGGGGGGTGGTGGATGGGGTGTGGCTGA
- a CDS encoding helicase, whose amino-acid sequence MWIVNQNQRRGRLTPEQLAQIAELGVHWAR is encoded by the coding sequence GTGTGGATCGTCAACCAGAATCAGCGCCGCGGTCGGCTCACCCCCGAGCAGCTCGCCCAGATCGCCGAGCTCGGCGTCCACTGGGCGCGGTAG